ACAATGAATTTATCCATGTGTACACCTCCACATATCTCTCTCTTGCATATGATAGCTCAGATGAAAAGTCGTAGTCCTCCCAAAACCTTGCAACAATAAATCCCATAAAAAATGTATGTAAAAGTCATAAAAAATTCCATCCACAATATTTTGCTAGGAATTCAAATCCATAATtgctttaattcttttataccTTGCAATTTGGCTTATTTCTTGTCGGTGAAGGACTTGTACTCGATTAAAGTCTAGTTTTGCAAACGTAAGTAGGGTTTCGTTTCTGGACTCTTCCTCCTCATAGAAAGAGATATAGTTCCTTGCCTCTAGTCTTGGAGGGCGTTTGTTTAATGGGTTGTCTAGGGCATTCATTATTTGCTTTGCAAGATGAGGGCTTGACTTCGCTGCCAAAGGCTTCAATTTGGCCTTGGTGAATGCAATGGCCTCCTCTAATATAAGCTCTCCATGAACTCTTAGATAGGCAGCTTCATACAGGCTTAGCATTCCCCTAATGTCATCGACTAGGGATTCTTTGAACTTACCAACACTGCCGTCCTTGAACTTTTCAAACACACCTGATTCGCATATCACTATTTTGTTATGGAATATGGACcattaaataaataggaaTTGTTACATAAGTAGACGTCAAatccaaaaagaagaaaaaggaacaaGATTGGTGAGGAGATTTTGGTTGGTTAGATGTTCTGTGTGTGATGAGGTCTATTTAGCACAACAAATGATAAGTAATGTCTTCTGTTTGTGATAAGGTCAGGAGAGTGTATGGTGCTTGAACCTTTAATGCTTTTGTTTGTTTCCCCTGCTTCGGTTTTGGAGAAAGGTGATTTAcagagagagggagaggagAGGAAGGTTGATTGAGAGAGAAATGGACATTTCGTGAAAAATTAgggtatttttaaaagaaaagaagagaaaagctcTTAACaggagcttttttttttaattttatttttaaaagaaattatttttttaagcccttttcaaatttttttttacttttaagaagtagataaactgaaaaaaaaaaaaaccagacTTAATTCGTATCATACTTTATGTGATCACAACCCTAATGCTGACAGTTCCAGtccatttattttaaatttatcagtGTCCTTATCCTTACCACAAGACATTTTGAAACCATGCAGTCGGGAAACTCGAAAGGCAATTGAAGTCGAGTTCAAGTCATAGTCATTTTTGTGGAAAAGATTTTCTTGGGAATTGAAAATCCTTTCCAATTGCATCTCAATGTCATTCTCAAAGTGATATGACACACCAAGGCGGAGTAGTGTGTCTATGAATTTAACGTTCTCCATTGGATCAGCTGTAGAAGCTTTCAACATCTCCTTCACTTTCTCTATCAACGGAATTATTTCTTTCGTTAATGAATCAAATACCTGCGCACGATTTGAAATCCAGAATCAAAAAAGAAACCCAGTTCATTTGATTcatctcttgaaataatatgTAAAGTAACATTTCAATCCAGCTGcctaaaattttaaagcttgAAATTCAGTTTCAGGAACATGAAAAAAGCATGCAATACgtgagaatatatatataagagaTGCAAGAATATTACCGAGTCACTTGAGGGAAGGGAAGGGAATTGATCTCTCCATATATTTTTAGAGAAATTTGCCACTGGACGCAAAACATGGCACTCTCCTTTAGAAGACATTTTTCAGACAACTCTTAATTTGTTATGCTAGGCTTCCCAACCCCAAGCCATATTTATAGAGGCTCGAGAGCAACCTTAGCATATATTGCAGAAGAGGTATTATTTGGTATCTTGCAAATTACAGTACTGGACTGCTTCATCCAATGGATAatgattatttaaaaatagtgGCGGATCCAAGATTTTGTATGAGAGGTGGTGAATAATCATTTAAGATCATAGATTGAGTCAATGATTCGATTcggaataaaaaattaataacttaaattataacataaaattttagtaacagtttaaataaaaatttcaaatgcaCCTACATAAATAGACataaagtagaaaaaaaattaacattagaTTTTCACATTACGCATCGTAAGCTATACTCAATGTGCTTTCTTactttcaaattcattaatgACTAAATCCGTGTCAATAGTCTTGTCAATCTCTTTCTTAAAGGATAAGTGAACTAGCAAGAAATCATCCATATCTATCTTATTATGCAACCTCATCTTTAccattttcatggttgaaaaTGCACATTCTGTAGTTACTGTAGAAACTAAAAGAGTTAagataaattgaatcaaacATCTAGACGAGGATATACAACTGATTGTTTTGTCTTTAACATTAACTGGCATAGCTCTATCCACAGTTGATGACTCCATGTTGCCAAACTTTTATCTTCTAGAAGAGGCCAAGAAATTAATGACTCCATCCATTGTTAAACATATCCAACAACCAGACTAATAATAAGCAACGTACAAACTGCAACCTCACTCCCTTAATGCATAAAATTGTGAAACTTCCTCCTCCCTTAAAACACTGTTTAGCCAATTCATCACCCTCATATTTAGCCTCTCTACAAATATGTGTTACTCTACAATTGGTAATAACTTTTTGTAAACTTTCAATTTGCACCAGAAATTGCCTAAACCTCCATGGAATTTTAGAAGGGTTGAATATGACATTCAATGAGTCACTTTCTACCCATAGAAGTTGTGAATTCTTCAAAAATCTGTTGAACAATAAGAAGGCCTCCTTGATGGCTAAGATCTCTGCATGATTGGTATGGCATGTACCAATTTGATTAGagaatttaataataatttctcTTGGATCATCTTGTAAAATTCCTTCAATTCCTGCCTTACTTggatttttaaattctttctaAGATTAATCTTGAATTAGGTATacataaatttcaattataatacCTTACCTAAATTCATTTTCCTAGATAAATATCTCACATAATGAGTGCTACTAATTAATGCATGTGatcaagataaaaaaaaaaaaagttccaTTTGCAATTGGTTTACAATAAATGTTGGATGATGTGGTTTTGATTcatctcttgaaataatatgTAAAGTAACATTTCAATCCAGCTGcctaaaattttaaagcttgAAATTCAGTTTCAGGAACATGAAAAAAGCATGCAATACgtgagaatatatatataagagaTGCAAGAATATTACCGAGTCACTTGAGGGAAGGGAAGGGCTGCATATGACATTCAATGAGTCACTTTCTACCCACAGAAGTTGTGAAAATTCCTCCTCCCTTAAAACACCCAGTTTAGCCAATTTATCAGCCTCACAATTAGCCTCTTTACAagtatgatatagagttatttggacttaattttaatagtaatttAGGTTAGTTATTGTGGTAATGCATAAAAAATTAGCGagtttcatttaaattattttaagttaattaatttaggtgagtcaatctaatcttaattaattttctacttaatttggtgttaatgtgattaagataggttgctattaatttatttgtacttttgtatatgtttaatgaaggaagacttttaatggaagaaggagagcaagTTGGAGGTGCAGACTTTCACTGccatgttttggtattttgatcaAAACTCTCTCTAGATAACTCCAAATGTGTTGATTCTTATGCTATTAGAaagttaagagaaaaagatacaactttcatgtttactacTTCACCTACTTTGGCCTGAAAGGTGGTAAAAAAtcttatcaaatttgaaatactATAGTAGTTTTAaagcaattacgatttctgcTAATTATATGGTGGAGGCCACGACTCACGTaatttgatgaggaaattCTTATTAGAATTGACTTccttcttcacccaacttgttCTAATTCAAAACTTTATAAAAACAGCATTTCGAAGGACTTTtaacaacaaaacaaatactCGTAGAACTTTGTAAAATCCTTGCTCCCAAATAACGTATGCCTCTCTTAAATCTTTAATGTCAAAGTTATTCCACAAGAAATATTTAGTCTCCTTAATAATACTTATATTGCTACTAAAGATGAGAATATCATCGACATACAAACATAATATGACACACCCAAGGTTAGTAACTTTAATATAAACGCATTTTTTAAAGTCATTTATCAAAAATCTCATTTGACAAGATGACTTGATAAAATTTCTCACACCATTGCTTTGGGGCTTGTTGTAATCTATATAAGGATTTCATGAGTTTACAAACTTTATGCTTCTGACTGAATATGACAAATCCCTCCGGTTGTTCTCAATATATTTCTAACGTCCatttaaactagaaaaaaaaaagaagaagaaaaggggaaaaattttcaataagcAGAAAAGggacaaaaatttcaaaatttgagagTAGAAAGGATTGAACCGGATCCTTTCCAAAGCAAttcatttgaattgtttaggggtgacaaaattatatactttgaattttataaatataaaaattaaaaaattaaaaattaaaaaattaaaaattgaagcGTGGCGGCTGCAACCCCTCTCTCTGCGCCTCTGTTTAAGAGAAAGACAAAAAATCACacattaccaatcaaatttcaacttgtgttttaaacattttttttgaaaagtatgtAATTTTGTTGTATAATGCCAGAGTCAAATCCCATTTTGGGCTTTTTCGTTACAagcataaaaatataaacacgTAACCCCAAATCCAAATTAGAGAGATTTGATACAGACAATGAAGACGCAGCCCTGTCAAGCCTAGATACATACAATAGCGAAGACGCAGCCCTGTCAAGCCTAGACACAAACAGTGTCCACTCCACTCCCAGACAATAGCTCGTGTTGTCCAAAAACCGTTCCAAAACTCTTTGCTGATGAAAACTGTGCTTGAATGCGTGAATCAACTAAAGTCTAGACAATAGCTAACGCCTGAAACCCATGCAAACACTGAACCCATCACCTCTCCCCAAATCATTCGCTGCTGTAGACATCAAGTCCGTCCCAACAATCTCAATTCCAACATCCTGATTATTCAAACCTCATCTCttctattttatcttttctatttttttttattttttcaaaccATACGCAAAATCAGAATCAAACTCTTATCTTCTAGAAGAGGCCGATATATTATTGACTCCATCCACAGTTAAACACAGCCAACAACCAGACTAATAATAAGCAACGTACAAACTGCAACCTCACTCCCTTAATGCATAAAATTGTGAAACTTCCTCCTCCCTTAAAACACTGTTTAGCCAATTCATCACCCTCATATTTAGCCTCTCTACAAATATGTGTTACTCTACAATTGGTAATAACTTTTTGTAAACTTTCAATTTGCACCAGAAATTGCCTAAACCTCCATGGAATTTTAGAAGGGTTGAATATGACATTCAATGAGTCACTTTCTACCCATAGAAGTTGTGAATTCTTCAAAAATCTGTTGAACAATAAGAAGGCCTCCCTGATAGCTAAGATCTCTGCATGATTGGTATGGCATGTACCAATTTGATTAGagaatttaataataatttctcTTGGATCATCTTGTAAAATTCCTTCAATTCCTGCCTTACTTGGATTTTTATGTTCTAAATTCTTGCTAAGATTAATCTTGAATTAGGTATacataaatttcaattataataccttacctaaattaattttcctaGATAAATATCACATAATGAGTGCTACTAATTAATGCATGTGatcaagataaaaaaaaggttCCATTTGCAATTGGTTTACAATAAATGTTGGATGATGTGGTTTTGATCCTGGAACCCACGACTGTCCTTTCTTGCTCCGATTTTGCAATGATACTTTTCTACTACTTTCTAAAAAAAGATTATGAGGAATAGTCTTTCTTAATGAgggtatttcaaaaataatcatcaaaataaatttaattattttagtcatttttagCCATAACTTaacaaaaatacccttgaaactattttaaataaattaaaccattcatcacaatttctcccCATTTGTGctttcgatttctctctcaccatcTTACTATCTCATTCTCTctaattttatcgatttctctctTTGGCATTCGTGTACAATGctctcgatttctctctctcacactTTTAGATTTCTCTTTTCTACGTTTTAAGACACCAAGAGATGATTAGATTTCTCTTTACTACTTTTTTAAGACACCAAGAGATGATTTTAA
Above is a genomic segment from Theobroma cacao cultivar B97-61/B2 unplaced genomic scaffold, Criollo_cocoa_genome_V2, whole genome shotgun sequence containing:
- the LOC18507065 gene encoding probable terpene synthase 6, with the translated sequence MSSKGECHVLRPVANFSKNIWRDQFPSLPSSDSVFDSLTKEIIPLIEKVKEMLKASTADPMENVKFIDTLLRLGVSYHFENDIEMQLERIFNSQENLFHKNDYDLNSTSIAFRVSRLHGFKMSCGVFEKFKDGSVGKFKESLVDDIRGMLSLYEAAYLRVHGELILEEAIAFTKAKLKPLAAKSSPHLAKQIMNALDNPLNKRPPRLEARNYISFYEEEESRNETLLTFAKLDFNRVQVLHRQEISQIARFWEDYDFSSELSYARERYVEVYTWINSLYFEPRYTRWRIIVTKMLVLISILDDTFDAYGTPQELQRFMDALKRWEISALDELQDYTKVICKAVLDVFDEIEDEARKEGRSYTVPYAKDAFIGLINNYQAEVKWCHDGYVPTFEEYMRVAMKTSTYDPIITTLFIGMGTIAGLEAFEWLQTEPRIMTAANMIGRIMDDRASHKFEQLREHCPSSVECYMKQHNLSEKDALHDLKKKLEDAWKDINEECMRPTAIPRDLLLRILNFARITYLFYKHGDGYTDPDPYVKDDIRALFVDPVRM